A genomic segment from Paramixta manurensis encodes:
- a CDS encoding metal-dependent hydrolase: protein MTAEGHVIFAIASAIFAKRAELTPALAQGDWWHILPAVLLTCLLPDIDHPKSVLGQRLKWISQPIARLFGHRGFTHSLLAVLGALALFHLHMPRDGWLPADAFQGMVLGYLSHIAADMLTPAGVPLLWPCRWRFRLPLLNSQKGNQLERALCLGLVGYALWFPAGMPPFGATGWPAQVINNLENTFIRLINHP, encoded by the coding sequence ATGACCGCCGAAGGCCATGTTATTTTCGCGATTGCCAGCGCTATCTTTGCCAAACGTGCGGAGCTAACCCCGGCGCTGGCACAAGGGGATTGGTGGCATATTCTCCCGGCAGTGCTGCTGACCTGCCTGTTACCGGATATTGATCATCCTAAATCAGTGCTTGGGCAACGTTTAAAATGGATCTCACAGCCGATAGCCCGCCTGTTTGGGCACCGCGGCTTTACCCATAGCCTGCTGGCGGTGCTTGGCGCACTGGCGCTGTTCCATTTACACATGCCGCGCGACGGTTGGCTACCGGCCGATGCTTTTCAGGGCATGGTGCTGGGCTATCTAAGCCATATTGCTGCCGACATGTTGACGCCCGCAGGCGTGCCGTTGCTGTGGCCATGCCGCTGGCGTTTCCGTTTGCCGCTGTTAAATAGTCAAAAAGGGAACCAGTTAGAGCGCGCGTTATGCCTGGGTTTGGTGGGTTATGCATTGTGGTTTCCGGCGGGCATGCCGCCTTTTGGTGCAACGGGTTGGCCCGCGCAAGTCATTAATAACCTGGAAAATACTTTCATTCGGTTAATTAATCACCCATAA
- a CDS encoding biofilm/acid-resistance regulator YmgB/AriR, with translation MQDVAASARQITDYFNNAGDLLKTEGEVIKQIVADLRRRKSAFSNKDIIICLLEKLETESDVVQLDIYRHALEMVVQQTPDDLSA, from the coding sequence ATGCAAGACGTAGCGGCTAGCGCAAGGCAAATTACCGATTATTTTAACAATGCAGGCGATTTACTGAAAACCGAAGGCGAAGTGATTAAGCAAATCGTGGCCGATTTGCGCCGCCGTAAGAGCGCCTTTTCCAATAAAGACATCATCATTTGTTTGCTGGAGAAGCTGGAGACAGAATCTGACGTTGTACAACTGGATATTTACCGTCATGCGCTGGAAATGGTGGTGCAACAAACACCGGATGACTTAAGCGCGTAA
- a CDS encoding DUF481 domain-containing protein, producing the protein MKALNKLSAILLLSAGAFCHQALADNNVFTSMDDPSTAKKPFEGSASAGYLAQSGNTTSSSLSAQTNMTWYQPNTAYSLWGNASNTSSNDERASETYQVGGRTRYNMTDYDYLFGQASWLSDRLNGYDGRTFFAAGYGRQILNGPVHSLRVEAGPGVRYDDFHEGGHQTQALAYGALSYQWQLTDTTKFIQGVSVLGSDDTTVNSETGLQVAINDHFSLKLAYNVTWNQDPPDSAPDHTDTKTSVLLSYAM; encoded by the coding sequence ATGAAAGCGCTTAACAAGCTGTCTGCAATCCTTTTGCTCTCTGCGGGAGCATTTTGTCACCAGGCTCTGGCTGATAATAACGTGTTTACCTCCATGGATGATCCTTCTACGGCAAAGAAGCCTTTTGAAGGCAGCGCCTCCGCGGGTTATTTGGCGCAAAGTGGCAACACCACCAGTTCGTCTCTTTCAGCACAAACGAATATGACGTGGTATCAACCTAATACTGCGTATAGTCTGTGGGGTAACGCGTCGAACACCTCGTCGAACGATGAGCGTGCATCAGAAACGTATCAGGTCGGCGGGCGTACCCGTTATAACATGACCGACTATGATTACCTGTTTGGTCAGGCAAGCTGGTTAAGCGATCGTTTGAATGGTTATGATGGTCGTACCTTCTTTGCAGCAGGTTATGGGCGCCAGATTTTGAACGGCCCGGTACACTCTCTGCGGGTGGAAGCCGGTCCAGGCGTGCGTTACGATGATTTCCATGAGGGCGGCCACCAAACCCAGGCGCTGGCTTACGGCGCATTAAGCTACCAATGGCAGCTTACCGATACCACCAAGTTCATTCAGGGGGTGTCAGTGCTGGGTAGTGACGATACTACCGTTAACTCCGAAACTGGCCTGCAGGTTGCGATTAACGACCACTTCTCGTTGAAGCTGGCGTATAACGTCACCTGGAACCAGGATCCGCCTGATTCGGCGCCGGACCATACCGATACCAAAACCTCGGTATTACTGTCCTACGCGATGTAA
- a CDS encoding YniB family protein encodes MTYQQAGRVAILKRIIGWIIFIPALLSTLISLLSFMFRHSEKKPGIDAVMLDFVHVMIDMIRFNTPFLGFFWRNAPVPEFHGASDALFWIIYILIFVGLALQASGARMWRQSRHLKEGVEDQMILENAKGSEGRSRQELEAKIVVPRHTIFLQIFPLYILPVIIAVVGYFVLKLVGFI; translated from the coding sequence ATGACTTATCAACAGGCTGGCAGAGTCGCCATCCTTAAACGCATTATTGGCTGGATTATCTTTATTCCGGCGCTGCTATCGACGTTGATTTCTCTGCTGAGCTTTATGTTCAGACACAGTGAAAAAAAACCGGGTATTGATGCGGTAATGCTCGATTTTGTGCATGTTATGATTGATATGATTCGCTTCAACACGCCTTTTCTCGGCTTCTTTTGGCGCAATGCGCCGGTGCCGGAGTTTCATGGCGCCAGTGATGCGTTGTTCTGGATTATCTATATTTTGATTTTTGTTGGGTTGGCGCTGCAGGCTTCAGGCGCGCGGATGTGGCGTCAGTCACGCCACCTCAAGGAAGGAGTAGAAGATCAAATGATTCTGGAAAATGCCAAGGGCAGCGAAGGGCGCAGTCGCCAGGAACTGGAGGCGAAAATTGTGGTACCGCGCCACACGATCTTTCTGCAAATATTCCCGCTCTATATTTTGCCGGTGATTATTGCCGTCGTCGGGTATTTTGTGTTGAAACTGGTTGGGTTTATTTAG
- a CDS encoding fructosamine kinase family protein: MWSAISRLLSEQLGNAEISQRTELAGGDVHTTWRLRYGEYEVFVKCNSRDMLTLFTWEADQLALLARSQTVRVPQVYGVGSDRDYSFLLLEYLPVKPLDAHSAWQLGQQLAKLHQWSEQPQFGLDFDNNITTSPQPNSWLRRWSVFFAEQRIGWQLQLAAEKGIQYGDMEVIVDCVQRALASHHPQPSLLHGDLWPANCAGSDSGPWIFDPACYWGDRECDLAMLPWFSALPPQIYDGYQSVWPLPAGFLERQPIYQLYYLLNRANVFGGSWLGEAQRAIGALLEQDELGKSQARPA; the protein is encoded by the coding sequence ATGTGGTCAGCCATTAGTCGTCTGTTGAGTGAACAGTTAGGAAACGCGGAGATTAGTCAACGCACCGAGCTTGCCGGAGGGGATGTTCATACCACCTGGCGCCTCCGTTACGGCGAATATGAGGTATTCGTCAAATGTAATAGCCGCGACATGCTCACCCTCTTCACCTGGGAAGCCGACCAGCTTGCATTGCTGGCGCGCAGCCAAACCGTTCGTGTACCACAGGTTTATGGCGTGGGCAGCGATCGGGATTACAGTTTCTTATTGCTGGAGTATCTACCGGTTAAACCGCTGGATGCTCACAGCGCCTGGCAATTGGGGCAGCAGTTAGCCAAATTGCATCAGTGGAGTGAACAACCCCAGTTCGGCCTTGATTTCGATAACAATATCACTACCTCCCCTCAGCCTAACAGTTGGTTGCGACGCTGGTCGGTGTTCTTTGCTGAGCAACGGATCGGCTGGCAACTCCAGTTAGCGGCGGAAAAAGGCATCCAGTATGGTGATATGGAGGTGATCGTCGATTGCGTACAGCGTGCGCTAGCCAGCCACCACCCGCAGCCCTCGCTACTTCATGGCGATTTGTGGCCGGCAAATTGTGCCGGCAGCGACAGTGGTCCATGGATTTTTGATCCCGCCTGCTACTGGGGCGATCGGGAATGCGACTTGGCAATGTTACCGTGGTTTTCCGCGTTGCCGCCGCAAATCTATGATGGCTATCAGTCCGTCTGGCCTTTACCGGCCGGTTTCCTGGAGCGTCAACCGATTTATCAACTCTATTATTTGCTTAACCGCGCCAATGTGTTCGGCGGGAGCTGGTTGGGAGAAGCGCAGCGGGCGATTGGTGCGCTGCTTGAGCAAGACGAGTTAGGTAAAAGTCAGGCCAGGCCGGCCTGA
- a CDS encoding L-cystine transporter produces the protein MNLPLILNIVAFVALLLLLAKTGKSNWSLAKKVLTGLLFGVIFGFALQVIYGENAPIVKASIEWFNIVGNGYVQLLQMIVMPLVFASILSAVARLHNASSLGKISLLTIGVLLFTTAIAALVGVFVTQLFGLTAEGLVQGSQETARLAALQNNYVGKVADLTVPQLLLSFVPKNPFADLTGASPTSIISVVIFAAFLGVAALQLLKDDSEKGQRVLVAIDTLQSLVMKLVRLIMKLTPYGVLALMTKVVAGSNLHDIVKLGGFVVASYLGLAIMFAVHGLLLSVNGINPLRFFRKVWPVITFAFTSRSSAATIPLNVEAQTLRLGVPESIASFSASFGATIGQNGCAGLYPTMLAVMVAPTVGINPLDPVWIATLVGIVTLSSAGVAGVGGGATFAALMVLPAMGLPVTLVALLISIEPLIDMGRTALNVNGSMTAGSLTSHWLRQTDKSVLNQDEPTELAHR, from the coding sequence ATGAACTTACCGCTCATTCTTAATATTGTGGCGTTTGTGGCGCTACTTCTGCTTCTGGCAAAAACCGGAAAGTCTAACTGGAGCCTGGCGAAAAAGGTTCTTACAGGCCTACTCTTCGGCGTGATTTTCGGCTTCGCCTTACAGGTGATTTACGGTGAAAATGCGCCAATAGTGAAAGCGTCAATTGAGTGGTTCAATATCGTCGGTAACGGCTATGTGCAGTTGTTACAGATGATTGTAATGCCGCTGGTCTTTGCCTCTATCCTGAGCGCGGTCGCGCGCCTGCACAATGCCTCTTCGCTGGGTAAAATTAGCCTGCTGACCATTGGTGTGCTGCTGTTTACCACCGCGATTGCCGCCTTAGTTGGGGTGTTTGTTACCCAACTGTTTGGCCTCACCGCCGAAGGTTTGGTTCAGGGAAGCCAAGAGACTGCACGTCTCGCCGCGCTGCAAAACAATTATGTGGGCAAGGTGGCCGATCTGACTGTGCCGCAATTGCTGCTCTCTTTTGTACCGAAGAACCCCTTTGCCGATTTAACCGGCGCCAGCCCAACGTCAATCATCAGCGTGGTAATTTTTGCGGCATTCCTTGGCGTTGCCGCACTGCAACTGCTGAAAGATGATAGTGAGAAAGGCCAGCGCGTACTGGTCGCGATCGATACGCTACAGTCGCTGGTCATGAAGCTGGTGCGTTTAATCATGAAGCTGACGCCGTATGGCGTTCTGGCCCTAATGACTAAAGTGGTCGCCGGCTCTAATCTGCATGACATTGTTAAGCTAGGCGGTTTCGTGGTCGCCTCTTATCTGGGCCTGGCGATTATGTTTGCCGTGCATGGGTTACTGCTGTCGGTTAATGGTATTAATCCCCTGCGCTTTTTCCGCAAAGTCTGGCCGGTGATCACCTTCGCGTTCACCAGCCGCTCCAGCGCCGCCACCATTCCGCTGAACGTGGAAGCGCAGACTCTGCGCCTTGGCGTACCGGAATCGATCGCCAGCTTCTCGGCCTCCTTTGGCGCCACCATTGGTCAGAACGGTTGCGCCGGTCTCTATCCGACGATGCTGGCGGTAATGGTCGCGCCAACGGTTGGGATTAACCCGCTCGACCCGGTTTGGATTGCAACCCTGGTCGGCATCGTTACCCTCAGTTCAGCCGGTGTTGCTGGCGTAGGCGGCGGCGCAACCTTCGCCGCGCTGATGGTGCTGCCCGCAATGGGGCTGCCGGTCACCCTCGTCGCGTTGTTGATCTCAATAGAACCGCTGATTGATATGGGGCGTACCGCGCTGAATGTGAATGGCTCGATGACCGCCGGTTCACTGACCAGCCACTGGCTACGTCAGACAGATAAATCAGTGCTTAATCAGGATGAGCCTACCGAACTGGCACATCGCTAA
- the hxpB gene encoding hexitol phosphatase HxpB, protein MSYSRPVLAAIFDMDGLLVDSEPLWDRAERDILATLDIDLSRAGELPDTLGLRIDQVVRMWYETVPWNGPSLPEVTQRIITRAINLVEETRPLLPGVEHALQLCHANGLKVGLASASPLHMLERVLELFNLRHYFAVVASAEALPYSKPHPQVYLDAAAGLGVDPLNCVTLEDSVNGMVATKAARMRSIVVPAAEYRDDKRWALADVKLGSLEQLARQHLVG, encoded by the coding sequence ATGTCTTATTCTCGCCCCGTGCTTGCCGCGATCTTTGATATGGACGGCCTGTTGGTCGATTCTGAGCCTTTATGGGATCGCGCCGAGCGGGATATTTTAGCCACGCTGGATATTGATTTATCGCGCGCCGGTGAGTTGCCGGATACGCTGGGGTTACGCATCGATCAAGTGGTGCGGATGTGGTATGAAACCGTACCGTGGAACGGCCCAAGCCTGCCAGAAGTCACACAGCGGATTATTACCCGGGCGATTAATTTGGTAGAAGAAACCCGTCCGCTGTTACCCGGCGTTGAGCACGCTTTGCAGTTGTGCCATGCCAATGGGTTAAAAGTGGGCCTCGCTTCTGCCTCTCCGTTGCATATGCTGGAACGCGTGCTTGAGTTGTTCAATTTACGCCACTATTTCGCGGTAGTGGCTTCTGCCGAAGCGTTGCCTTATAGCAAGCCGCATCCGCAGGTTTATCTTGATGCTGCTGCAGGCCTCGGTGTCGACCCGCTTAACTGCGTGACACTGGAAGACTCGGTTAACGGTATGGTGGCGACCAAAGCGGCGCGTATGCGTTCGATTGTCGTTCCGGCAGCGGAATACCGCGATGACAAGCGTTGGGCGTTAGCGGACGTCAAGCTTGGCTCGCTAGAGCAACTCGCACGGCAACACCTGGTCGGCTAA
- the kduI gene encoding 5-dehydro-4-deoxy-D-glucuronate isomerase: MHVRQSIHSDHAKQLDTDGLRREFLIEKIFDADNYTMTYNHIDRIIIGGVMPVHQSVTIGSEVGKQLGVSYFLERRELGVINIGGPGLIEVDGKTWEIGHQEALYVGMGAQSVVFKSSDASKPAKFYYNSAPAHTTWPNKKITLQEASSATLGAAETSNRRTINKFIVPDVLPTCQLTMGLTKLEDGNLWNTMPCHTHERRMEVYFYFDMDEDTAVFHMMGQPQETRHLLVHNEQAVISPSWSIHAGVGTKRYTFIWGMVGENQVFDDMDHVKVSELR; the protein is encoded by the coding sequence ATGCACGTTCGTCAAAGCATCCATAGCGATCACGCTAAACAGTTAGATACCGACGGTCTGCGCCGCGAGTTCCTGATTGAAAAGATTTTCGACGCTGACAATTACACCATGACTTACAACCATATTGACCGAATTATTATTGGCGGCGTAATGCCGGTGCATCAAAGCGTCACCATTGGCAGTGAGGTTGGGAAACAACTGGGCGTCAGTTATTTTCTTGAGCGTCGTGAATTAGGCGTTATCAACATTGGCGGCCCTGGCCTCATTGAAGTTGATGGTAAAACTTGGGAGATCGGCCATCAGGAAGCGTTGTATGTCGGGATGGGCGCGCAGTCAGTAGTATTTAAAAGCAGTGATGCCAGTAAACCGGCGAAGTTTTATTACAACAGCGCTCCGGCCCATACCACCTGGCCAAACAAAAAAATCACCCTGCAAGAAGCTTCGTCAGCCACGCTGGGCGCTGCGGAAACCAGTAACCGCCGCACCATCAACAAATTCATCGTGCCGGATGTGTTACCCACCTGCCAGCTAACCATGGGGTTAACCAAACTGGAAGACGGTAACCTGTGGAATACCATGCCTTGTCATACCCACGAACGCCGTATGGAAGTCTACTTCTACTTTGATATGGATGAGGATACCGCGGTGTTCCATATGATGGGGCAACCACAAGAAACCCGTCACTTATTGGTACACAACGAGCAGGCGGTGATTTCACCAAGCTGGTCCATTCACGCGGGCGTGGGGACCAAACGCTATACCTTTATTTGGGGAATGGTCGGTGAAAACCAGGTATTCGATGATATGGATCACGTTAAAGTGAGCGAACTGCGCTAA
- the ghoS gene encoding type V toxin-antitoxin system endoribonuclease antitoxin GhoS, which yields MNATSVNRYIVTLRYDEQGLSDILELTSAMVNGGFDTTMSDADGKPHELGTNSYGIVSALTQQEIQQQAQGLGEMVLKHKPEVEVQTLEAFLKQQK from the coding sequence ATGAACGCAACCAGCGTTAATCGTTACATTGTCACGTTACGTTATGATGAACAGGGCCTGTCCGATATTCTTGAACTAACCAGTGCGATGGTAAACGGCGGTTTTGACACCACCATGAGTGATGCCGATGGCAAGCCCCATGAGTTAGGAACCAACAGTTACGGGATTGTCAGCGCCCTAACTCAGCAAGAAATTCAGCAACAAGCGCAAGGCCTTGGCGAAATGGTGCTGAAACACAAACCAGAAGTTGAAGTCCAAACGCTGGAAGCGTTTTTAAAACAGCAGAAATGA
- the kduD gene encoding 2-dehydro-3-deoxy-D-gluconate 5-dehydrogenase KduD has protein sequence MILNAFNLEGKVALITGCNTGLGQGMALGLAQAGCDIIGVNRSGPDDTQAQVEALGRRFYSIDADLTDTGCVTRVVEEAVQAFGRLDILVNNAGIIRRADAIEFSEQDWDDVMNINSKTVFFLSQAVARQFIHQGQGGKIINIASMLSFQGGIRVPSYTASKSAVMGLTRLMANEWAKHNINVNAIAPGYMATNNTEQLRSDEERNQEILGRIPAGRWGKPDDMSGPVVFLASSAADYVNGYTLAVDGGWLAR, from the coding sequence ATGATTCTTAATGCATTTAATCTTGAAGGCAAAGTGGCGCTGATTACCGGTTGCAATACTGGATTAGGTCAGGGAATGGCTCTCGGGCTGGCGCAGGCCGGGTGTGACATTATTGGCGTCAATCGCTCCGGCCCCGATGATACTCAGGCGCAGGTTGAAGCGCTTGGGCGGCGTTTTTACAGCATTGATGCCGATCTAACCGATACGGGTTGTGTGACGCGGGTAGTAGAAGAAGCGGTTCAGGCGTTTGGGCGCCTTGATATTCTGGTCAATAATGCCGGTATCATTCGCCGCGCGGACGCCATTGAGTTCAGCGAACAAGACTGGGATGATGTGATGAATATCAATAGCAAAACGGTATTCTTCCTTTCGCAGGCGGTTGCCCGTCAATTTATCCACCAGGGCCAGGGCGGTAAGATCATCAATATTGCGTCAATGCTCTCCTTCCAGGGCGGTATTCGGGTTCCGTCATACACCGCGTCGAAAAGCGCAGTCATGGGCCTCACCCGCCTGATGGCGAATGAGTGGGCGAAACATAATATCAATGTGAACGCTATCGCGCCCGGCTATATGGCAACCAATAACACCGAGCAATTACGCAGCGATGAAGAGCGTAATCAAGAGATTCTCGGCCGTATTCCTGCCGGACGTTGGGGTAAGCCGGACGATATGAGCGGCCCGGTGGTTTTCCTGGCGTCCAGCGCGGCAGATTATGTTAACGGCTACACGCTGGCAGTCGATGGCGGTTGGCTGGCGCGCTAA
- the katE gene encoding catalase HPII yields the protein MSKEKDSKALTHDAPATGPESAKPGLDSLAPEDGSHKPSATPTPPGKQPTASGSLKAPDTHNAKIDQLEPHRKGGENYPLTTNQGTRIANDQNSLRAGTRGPTLLEDFIMREKITHFDHERIPERIVHARGSAAHGYFQPYRALTDYTKADFLRDPEQITPVFVRFSTVQGGAGSADTVRDIRGFATKFYTEEGVFDLVGNNTPVFFIQDAHKFPDFVHAVKPEPHNEIPQGATAHDTFWDYVSLQPETLHNVVWAMSDRGIPRSYRTMEGFGIHTFRMINAEGKATFVRFHWKPVAGKASLLWDESQKLIGRDADFHRRDLWEAIEAGDYPEYELGVQLIPEEDEFKFDFDLLDATKLIPEELVPVELIGKMVLNRNPDNFFAETEQVAFHPGHIVPGLDFSNDPLLQGRLFSYTDTQISRLGGPNFHEIPINRPVCPYHNFQRQGMHRMDIDTNPANYEPNSINDNWPRETPAGPHRGGFESYQERIEGHKVRERSPSFGEYYSQPRLFWLSQTPIEQQHIVDAFSFELSKVSRPYIRERVLDHLLHIDVSLAHGVAENLGIELSDEQLHTAPPKDVNGLKKDASLSLYAVPSGNIKGRQVALLLSDGVKSADVLAILQELKANGVHAKLLAAHMGQVRADDGSDLPVDATFSGLPSLTFDAVIVPDGNIDALLLSGEARYYLLEAYKHLKVIGLSGDARRFKSQFGLADDEAEEGIVEDDKAEGFFMSEFLSFLAAHRIWSRSQKALSVPA from the coding sequence ATGTCGAAAGAAAAAGATAGCAAGGCGTTAACTCATGACGCTCCGGCAACGGGCCCCGAGTCCGCTAAACCCGGCCTTGATTCTTTAGCGCCTGAAGATGGTTCACATAAACCTTCAGCGACGCCAACGCCACCGGGCAAACAGCCCACCGCCTCGGGCAGCCTTAAAGCCCCGGATACGCATAATGCGAAAATTGACCAGTTAGAACCCCACCGTAAAGGGGGGGAAAACTATCCGCTGACCACCAATCAGGGGACGCGTATCGCCAACGATCAGAACTCGCTGCGTGCCGGTACGCGTGGCCCGACGTTGCTGGAAGATTTCATTATGCGTGAGAAAATTACGCATTTTGACCATGAACGCATTCCTGAACGCATCGTTCACGCGCGCGGCTCTGCGGCACATGGCTATTTCCAGCCTTATCGTGCCCTTACCGACTATACCAAAGCCGATTTTCTACGCGACCCGGAACAAATCACGCCAGTCTTTGTGCGCTTTTCTACCGTTCAGGGCGGCGCAGGCTCAGCCGACACCGTGCGTGACATCCGTGGCTTCGCCACCAAATTTTATACCGAAGAAGGCGTGTTCGACTTAGTCGGTAATAACACACCGGTGTTTTTTATTCAGGATGCGCATAAATTTCCCGATTTCGTCCATGCGGTAAAACCGGAACCACACAATGAAATACCTCAAGGCGCCACCGCCCATGACACCTTTTGGGATTATGTCTCGCTTCAACCTGAAACGCTGCATAACGTCGTTTGGGCAATGTCCGATCGCGGTATTCCACGCAGCTACCGCACCATGGAAGGCTTTGGCATCCATACCTTTCGGATGATTAACGCCGAAGGCAAAGCCACCTTTGTTCGCTTCCACTGGAAACCAGTGGCCGGTAAAGCCTCTCTGTTGTGGGATGAATCGCAAAAGCTGATTGGCCGCGACGCCGACTTTCATCGTCGCGATCTGTGGGAAGCGATTGAGGCCGGTGATTATCCCGAATATGAGTTGGGCGTGCAGTTGATCCCCGAAGAGGACGAATTTAAATTCGATTTTGATCTGCTGGATGCCACTAAGCTGATCCCGGAAGAGTTGGTGCCGGTGGAGCTGATCGGCAAAATGGTCTTGAACCGTAACCCGGATAACTTTTTCGCCGAAACCGAACAGGTGGCGTTCCATCCCGGTCACATTGTTCCGGGGTTAGACTTCTCCAATGATCCGCTATTACAAGGACGCTTATTTTCGTATACCGATACGCAAATAAGCCGCCTCGGAGGGCCTAACTTCCACGAGATTCCGATCAATCGTCCGGTGTGTCCGTACCACAATTTCCAGCGTCAGGGTATGCATCGCATGGATATTGATACCAATCCGGCGAATTATGAACCGAACTCGATTAATGATAATTGGCCGCGTGAAACGCCTGCCGGGCCGCATCGTGGCGGATTTGAAAGTTACCAAGAGCGAATTGAGGGGCATAAGGTACGCGAGCGTAGTCCCTCTTTCGGTGAATATTACTCCCAACCACGGCTATTCTGGCTAAGCCAAACGCCGATTGAGCAACAACATATTGTAGATGCTTTCTCGTTCGAACTGAGTAAAGTCAGCCGGCCCTATATCCGCGAGCGCGTGCTCGATCATCTGCTACATATTGATGTTTCGTTGGCACATGGCGTAGCGGAAAACCTCGGTATTGAGCTATCGGATGAACAGTTGCATACCGCGCCGCCGAAGGATGTTAATGGGCTGAAAAAAGATGCCAGCCTCAGTCTGTACGCGGTGCCAAGCGGTAATATCAAAGGCCGTCAGGTCGCCCTATTGTTAAGCGATGGCGTCAAATCAGCCGATGTGCTGGCTATTTTGCAAGAACTGAAAGCGAACGGCGTTCACGCTAAACTGCTGGCGGCGCATATGGGCCAGGTTCGCGCTGACGATGGCTCTGACTTACCGGTTGATGCGACCTTCAGCGGCTTGCCCTCCCTCACTTTTGATGCGGTAATCGTTCCGGATGGTAATATCGACGCCTTACTGCTGAGCGGCGAAGCGCGCTATTATCTGCTGGAAGCGTATAAACATCTCAAGGTGATCGGCTTAAGCGGCGATGCGCGGCGTTTTAAATCCCAGTTCGGCTTGGCGGACGATGAAGCGGAAGAAGGTATTGTCGAAGATGATAAAGCCGAAGGGTTCTTTATGAGCGAGTTCCTTTCCTTCCTTGCCGCACACCGTATTTGGTCACGTAGCCAGAAGGCGCTTAGCGTACCGGCCTAA